The following coding sequences lie in one Osmerus mordax isolate fOsmMor3 chromosome 13, fOsmMor3.pri, whole genome shotgun sequence genomic window:
- the si:ch211-107o10.3 gene encoding retinol dehydrogenase 12, which translates to MQNVMDLKQFAEEHATGLAVALIAGVSIVALRRWKAGGMCRSKARLDGKTVLITGANTGIGKETALDMARRGARVLLACRDMTRANKAADEIRKKTGNGNVVVKHLDLTSLQSVRELAKDILENEDRLDILINNAGIMMCPKWKTVDGFEMQFGVNHLGHFLLTNCLLDVLKKSTPSRVVNVSSLAHETGKIHFDDINLDKDYDPHVSYLQSKLANVLFSRALAAKLNGTGVTVYSLHPGIIRTELGRHFFPTLALWKRILAVPLIALMKTPWEGAQTTIFCAVDESQANVTGLYYSDCAPKEAAPQGRDDGAATRLWDLSASMVGLA; encoded by the exons ATGCAGAACGTGATGGATTTAAAGCAGTTTGCGGAGGAACATGCCACTGGTCTTGCAGTCGCCCTTATCGCAG GAGTGAGCATTGTGGCCTTGCGCAGATGGAAGGCCGGGGGAATGTGCAGGAGCAAGGCCAGGCTGGATGGCAAAACAGTCCTGATTACAGGGGCCAACACTGGCATTGGGAAAGAGACAGCCTTGGACATGGCCCGCAGAG GGGCCAGAGTGCTCCTGGCCTGCAGAGACATGACCAGAGCCAACAAGGCAGCAGACGAGATCAGGAAGAAGACCGGTAATGGGAACGTGGTGGTAAAACATCTGGACCTAACCTCACTGCAGTCAGTCAGGGAGCTGGCCAAAGATATCCTGGAGAACGAGGACAGGCTTGACATCCTTATCAACAATGCAG GAATCATGATGTGCCCCAAATGGAAGACTGTGGATGGCTTTGAGATGCAGTTTGGTGTAAACCACCTTGGACACTTCCTTTTGACCAACTGCCTCTTGGATGTCCTGAAGAAATCCACTCCCAGTCGGGTTGTTAACGTGTCTAGTCTGGCCCACGAGACAG GCAAGATCCATTTCGATGACATTAACCTTGACAAAGACTATGACCCTCATGTAAGCTACCTTCAGAGCAAGCTAGCCAACGTTCTCTTCAGTAGAGCGTTAGCAGCCAAACTAAACG GTACGGGTGTAACTGTGTACAGCCTTCACCCTGGCATCATCCGTACGGAGCTGGGCCGTCACTTTTTCCCCACCCTAGCCCTGTGGAAGAGGATCTTGGCTGTGCCATTAATTGCACTCATGAAGACGCCCTGGGAAGGGGCTCAGACCACCATTTTTTGTGCTGTGGATGAGAGCCAAGCAAACGTCACTGGCCTGTACTACAG TGACTGCGCCCCTAAAGAGGCCGCCCCACAGGGCCGGGATGACGGAGCTGCAACCCGACTGTGGGATCTCAGTGCCTCCATGGTGGGCTTAGCCTGA
- the LOC136955169 gene encoding isocitrate dehydrogenase [NADP], mitochondrial isoform X1: MAGYLRALCSISRCAAASLSENPAVLAPAVVYQNVQQRNYATKRIKVDQPVVEMDGDEMTRIIWEFIKEKLILSNVDVELKYYDLGLPYRDQTNDQVTIDSALATKQYNVAVKCATITPDEDRMEEFKLKNMWKSPNGTIRNILGGTVFREPIICKNIPRLVPGWTQPITIGRHAFGDQYKATDFVITQPGKFKMVFTPSDGSKGKEWEVYDFPSGGCGMGMYNTDESISGFAHSCFQYAIQKKWPLYMSTKNTILKAYDGRFKDIFQEIFEANYKPEFDSLKIWYEHRLIDDMVAQVLKSSGGFVWACKNYDGDVQSDILAQGFGSLGLMTSVLVCPDGKTIEAEAAHGTVTRHFREHQRGRPTSTNPIASIFAWTRGLEHRGKLDGNPDLIKFSKTLERVCVETVESGVMTKDLAGCIHGLANCKLNEHYVNTSDFLDVIKTNLDKALGK; the protein is encoded by the exons ATGGCAGGGTACCTGAGGGCTCTTTGCTCCATCTCAAGATGTGCTGCCGCTTCACTGTCGGAAAATCCCGCAGTGCTCGCGCCTGCAGTAGTTTACCAAAATGTACAACAGAGGAACT ATGCTACTAAACGTATCAAGGTTGACCAGCCCGTggtggagatggatggagatgagATGACACGCATCATATGGGAGTTCATCAAAGAGAAG CTTATCCTCTCTAATGTTGATGTGGAGCTGAAATACTATGATCTGGGACTGCCATATCGTGACCAGACTAATGATCAGGTCACGATTGACTCTGCACTTGCCACCAAACAATACAACGTGGCAGTCAAGTGTGCCACCATCACCCCTGACGAGGACAGAATGGAGG AGTTCAAGCTGAAAAACATGTGGAAGAGCCCCAATGGAACCATCCGGAACATTTTGGGAGGCACTGTCTTCCGTGAGCCTATCATCTGCAAGAACATACCCCGTCTTGTACCCGGTTGGACGCAGCCTATCACAATTGGCAGACATGCTTTTGGTGATCAG TACAAGGCCACAGACTTTGTTATTACCCAGCCTGGAAAGTTTAAAATGGTGTTCACCCCAAGTGATGGAAGCAAAGGGAAAGAGTGGGAGGTGTATGATTTCCCCTCTGGTGGCTGTGGAATGGGCATGTACAACACTGATGAG TCCATCAGTGGATTTGCCCACAGCTGCTTCCAGTATGCTATCCAGAAGAAGTGGCCTCTCTACATGAGCACCAAGAACACAATTCTCAAGGCTTACGATGGGAGGTTCAAAGACATCTTCCAAGAAATCTTTGAGGC GAACTACAAACCAGAGTTTGACAGCCTGAAGATCTGGTATGAGCACCGCCTAATTGATGACATGGTTGCCCAGGTCCTCAAATCCTCCGGAGGTTTTGTGTGGGCATGCAAGAACTATGATGGAGACGTTCAGTCAGACATTCTTGCTCAGG GCTTTGGCTCCCTGGGCCTGATGACCTCAGTGCTAGTGTGTCCAGATGGCAAGACCATCGAGGCCGAGGCGGCCCACGGCACGGTGACCAGGCACTTCCGCGAGCACCAGAGG GGACGGCCCACTAGCACCAACCCAATTGCCAGCATCTTTGCTTGGACAAGGGGTCTTGAGCACAGAGGGAAGCTGGATGGAAACCCTGACTTAATAAA ATTCTCTAAGACtttggagagggtgtgtgtggagactgtgGAGAGTGGTGTGATGACCAAGGACCTTGCAGGCTGCATCCATGGCCTTGCCAA CTGCAAGCTCAATGAACATTATGTCAACACATCTGACTTCCTGGATGTCATAAAGACCAACCTGGACAAAGCACTGGGaaagtaa
- the tmed3 gene encoding transmembrane emp24 domain-containing protein 3 has protein sequence MRYLGLCSLMLHVIFVCSTELTFELPDNEKQCFYEELEIGVRFDMDFQVIAGGNYDVDCFVTDPLSNVLYQDRKKQYDSFSHTTTMKGVYKVCFSNEFSTFAHKIVYMDFRAGDERQFLPRKDTALTQMESACLSIHEILKVVSDSQKWYRLREAHDRIRAEDLHERVSYWSIGETFILFAVSIGQVLMLKSFFGDKKGTVAAPT, from the exons ATGCGTTACCTTGGACTTTGCagtttgatgttacatgttatCTTTGTTTGTAGCACAGAGTTAACGTTTGAATTACCGGACAACGAAAAGCAATGTTTCTATGAAGAACTTGAGATTGGCGTGAGATTTGACATGGACTTTCAA GTAATTGCAGGGGGAAATTATGATGTGGACTGCTTTGTCACAGATCCTTTGAGCAATGTCCTCTATCAGGATAGGAAGAAGCAATATGACAGTTTTTCTCACACCACAACCATGAAAGGTGTTTACAAAGTCTGCTTCAGCAATGAATTCTCCACATTTGCCCACAAAATAGTTTACATGGACTTCCGGGCAGGGGATGAAAGGCAATTTCTCCCAAGAAAAGACACAGCACTGACCCAG ATGGAGTCAGCGTGCCTCTCTATCCATGAAATTCTTAAGGTGGTGTCTGACTCTCAAAAGTGGTACAGGCTACGGGAGGCACATGACCGTATCCGGGCAGAAGACCTTCATGAACGAGTGAGCTACTGGTCCATTGGAGAGACCTTCATTCTATTTGCAGTCAGCATCGGGCAAGTCCTGATGCTTAAAAGTTTCTTCGGTGACAAAAAAGGCACTGTGGCAGCCCCCACTTAG
- the LOC136955169 gene encoding isocitrate dehydrogenase [NADP], mitochondrial isoform X2, whose amino-acid sequence MDGDEMTRIIWEFIKEKLILSNVDVELKYYDLGLPYRDQTNDQVTIDSALATKQYNVAVKCATITPDEDRMEEFKLKNMWKSPNGTIRNILGGTVFREPIICKNIPRLVPGWTQPITIGRHAFGDQYKATDFVITQPGKFKMVFTPSDGSKGKEWEVYDFPSGGCGMGMYNTDESISGFAHSCFQYAIQKKWPLYMSTKNTILKAYDGRFKDIFQEIFEANYKPEFDSLKIWYEHRLIDDMVAQVLKSSGGFVWACKNYDGDVQSDILAQGFGSLGLMTSVLVCPDGKTIEAEAAHGTVTRHFREHQRGRPTSTNPIASIFAWTRGLEHRGKLDGNPDLIKFSKTLERVCVETVESGVMTKDLAGCIHGLANCKLNEHYVNTSDFLDVIKTNLDKALGK is encoded by the exons atggatggagatgagATGACACGCATCATATGGGAGTTCATCAAAGAGAAG CTTATCCTCTCTAATGTTGATGTGGAGCTGAAATACTATGATCTGGGACTGCCATATCGTGACCAGACTAATGATCAGGTCACGATTGACTCTGCACTTGCCACCAAACAATACAACGTGGCAGTCAAGTGTGCCACCATCACCCCTGACGAGGACAGAATGGAGG AGTTCAAGCTGAAAAACATGTGGAAGAGCCCCAATGGAACCATCCGGAACATTTTGGGAGGCACTGTCTTCCGTGAGCCTATCATCTGCAAGAACATACCCCGTCTTGTACCCGGTTGGACGCAGCCTATCACAATTGGCAGACATGCTTTTGGTGATCAG TACAAGGCCACAGACTTTGTTATTACCCAGCCTGGAAAGTTTAAAATGGTGTTCACCCCAAGTGATGGAAGCAAAGGGAAAGAGTGGGAGGTGTATGATTTCCCCTCTGGTGGCTGTGGAATGGGCATGTACAACACTGATGAG TCCATCAGTGGATTTGCCCACAGCTGCTTCCAGTATGCTATCCAGAAGAAGTGGCCTCTCTACATGAGCACCAAGAACACAATTCTCAAGGCTTACGATGGGAGGTTCAAAGACATCTTCCAAGAAATCTTTGAGGC GAACTACAAACCAGAGTTTGACAGCCTGAAGATCTGGTATGAGCACCGCCTAATTGATGACATGGTTGCCCAGGTCCTCAAATCCTCCGGAGGTTTTGTGTGGGCATGCAAGAACTATGATGGAGACGTTCAGTCAGACATTCTTGCTCAGG GCTTTGGCTCCCTGGGCCTGATGACCTCAGTGCTAGTGTGTCCAGATGGCAAGACCATCGAGGCCGAGGCGGCCCACGGCACGGTGACCAGGCACTTCCGCGAGCACCAGAGG GGACGGCCCACTAGCACCAACCCAATTGCCAGCATCTTTGCTTGGACAAGGGGTCTTGAGCACAGAGGGAAGCTGGATGGAAACCCTGACTTAATAAA ATTCTCTAAGACtttggagagggtgtgtgtggagactgtgGAGAGTGGTGTGATGACCAAGGACCTTGCAGGCTGCATCCATGGCCTTGCCAA CTGCAAGCTCAATGAACATTATGTCAACACATCTGACTTCCTGGATGTCATAAAGACCAACCTGGACAAAGCACTGGGaaagtaa